The Nakamurella antarctica genomic interval CGCCGCCCAGATGGCTGCTGCGATACCGCTTTTCATATCCGCCGAGCCACGCCCCCGCAGATTTCCGTCCACGATGTCGCCGGCGTAGGGGTCGAATGACCAAGATGCTGGGTCGCCTTCTGTCACCACATCCGAATGACCCTCGAACATCAGTGTGCGGCCAGGCCCCTGGCCTTGCACCACACCCACAATATTGGGCCTGCCTGGTGCTGCTTCTGTTCGCAGAACCTCCCACCCGAACGATGCCATCAGACTCGAAACGAGCGAGGCCACTGGTTCCTCCACCACGGGGGGGCTACCAGCCTCGGTCGGACCGTCGTTGACCGTCCGCAACCGCACCAGCTCGCCGGTGAGCTGCACCGCTGCTTCAGTGTCGAGATGGTGTAAAACGCGATCAAATAACGCCACTACTTCACTGTCGGCCATGCCCACAATCATGCCCCATCGCTGTGGTTGCTCGCCCATGGCTCGCGCGCCGCCTTGCAAGCCTGTCGTTCCAGCGCGCTAGCCAGTCCACGCTCCAGAGTCGGTACAGCGCCAAGAAGTTCGCGGGTGTACTCCTCCTGCGGACTCCCGTACACCTCGTCGATAGTGCCGGTCTCCACGAGCTTTCCTCGATGAAGGACAGCGACCCTGTCACAGACACGTTGGATCACCGAAAGATCGTGCGAGACGAACACCATGGTGAAATCCTCGACGGTGGCAAGCTCATCGAGAAGCTGCAGAATCTGGGCTCGAATTGTCACGTCCAATGCCGAAACAGCCTCATCGGCAAGCAGTATCGCCGGCCGGGGCGCGATAGCGCGCGCGATCGAAATGCGTTGGCGCTGTCCGCCAGAAAATTGGTGGGGGTACCTATTCATTACCGATGCTGGCATCCCCACCTGCTCCAGCACAGCGGCAACCCGGTCGGCGATACCCGAGGCTCCTTGAACTTGAAGTGGCTCGCCAACGATCTCACCGATCCGCATGCGCGGATTCAACGATCCCATCGGGTCCTGGAATACCAACTGCAACCGTTTGCGGGTCGGGCGAAGTTGCCTATCAGTGAGAGTGCTGATGTCGGTGCCATCAATCACCACTCGGCCGGAACTTGGTCTGTCCAAGGCTGCAATTAAACGCACAAGAGTTGTTTTGCCCGAACCAGACTCGCCAACAATCCCAAATCGTGATCGTCGGGGAACCACCAAACTCACGTCGCTGAGGGCGTGCACGACTGGCGCTGGTCCGAAGAGCGAGGAGCGTCTGCTGCGGAACTCGCGGGAAACGTGATCAATCACTATTGCGGCGTCCGTGGCTCCCCCAGTGGACTCCGTGGTTCCCTCTTCGGGCACGAACGAATGGTGGGTCATGGCGCCCCCGTCAGTTCAGCATCACGTAGTAGTGAAATCGTGTGCTCGTGCACCGGTTTGGTGAGAACAGTTGCCACGTCGCCCTCTTCCACCACCGAGCCGTCAAACATCACCAGAACCCGGTCGCAGACCTGAGCGAGGACCGCGAGGTCGTGGGAGATGAACAGGAGAGCGGCGCCGACCTGAGCTACTTTCTCGTCGATCAGGCCCAGCACCTTTGCCTGGACCGTGACGTCCAGGGCAGTGGTGGGCTCGTCGCAGATGAGCAAGTCCGGGCTGTTAGCGAGCGCAATAGCCAGGACCACTCGTTGACGCTGGCCCCCGGATAGCTGATGTGGATAGGATTTGGCCACTCGCTCCGGGTCAGGTAGCCCTGTGGCGGCCAGCAATTCCACAGCGATTCGTTTGGCATCCCGCTTGCTATGCCTGGCGTGCTGCCACATCACCTCAGCGACTTGGGAAACGATCTTCATCGTGGGATTGAGCGCCGTCATCGGCTCCTGAAAGACCATTCCGGTCCGTAACCCTCGAATCCGGGCTAGCGCCGATTCCTTTGCCCCGATGAGGTCCTTGTCGATACCCGCCAACCGGATACTCCCCGTTGCTCGGAGCCCGTCGGATAGTAGACCGGCGATTGCCATGCAGGTCA includes:
- a CDS encoding ABC transporter ATP-binding protein; the protein is MTHHSFVPEEGTTESTGGATDAAIVIDHVSREFRSRRSSLFGPAPVVHALSDVSLVVPRRSRFGIVGESGSGKTTLVRLIAALDRPSSGRVVIDGTDISTLTDRQLRPTRKRLQLVFQDPMGSLNPRMRIGEIVGEPLQVQGASGIADRVAAVLEQVGMPASVMNRYPHQFSGGQRQRISIARAIAPRPAILLADEAVSALDVTIRAQILQLLDELATVEDFTMVFVSHDLSVIQRVCDRVAVLHRGKLVETGTIDEVYGSPQEEYTRELLGAVPTLERGLASALERQACKAAREPWASNHSDGA
- a CDS encoding ABC transporter ATP-binding protein, with the translated sequence MTKAQPPRFSGPILTVRDLRVSAGGSELVHGVNLEVWPGERVGIIGASGSGKTLTCMAIAGLLSDGLRATGSIRLAGIDKDLIGAKESALARIRGLRTGMVFQEPMTALNPTMKIVSQVAEVMWQHARHSKRDAKRIAVELLAATGLPDPERVAKSYPHQLSGGQRQRVVLAIALANSPDLLICDEPTTALDVTVQAKVLGLIDEKVAQVGAALLFISHDLAVLAQVCDRVLVMFDGSVVEEGDVATVLTKPVHEHTISLLRDAELTGAP